AACCGCAAAGCGGATCAGGATGTAGTCGCGGCGGAAGAGCGTTACCACAACTTCACCAGTCTGCCCAGGCGGTACCGGTTCACCGGTATTCAGGTCGCAAATCTGCACCAGAGCATCCTCAGGCAGGTGCCAGCCTTGCCGCTCTGGGCCGTTGTAGCCGAGGTTTCCTGTCTCGGCAGTCCCGTAACCGTCATACACCAGAATACCGTACTGCTCTTCAAACAACGCCCGCAGTGATGGCGGTAACGGTTCGGCAGCGACAAAGGCTTTGTTCAGCGGCCAGGTGCGCGGATCATGACCTGCCTCAACTGCTCGTTCGAGCAAGGTTTTCAGATAGCTCGGCAGGCCGGCGTAGGCGGTCACACCGAGCTGGGCCATCACCTCGATTTGCTGAGCCTGATTACCAACCCCGGCTGGAATGACTGCACAACCAACCGCACGCGCACCCTCTTCAAACATCACACCGGCAGGCGTCAGGTGATAGCCAAAACAGTTAATCACAATATCATCAGGGCCAAAACCGGCGGCCCGAAACGCCGGTGCCCAGCGCCACGGGTCTGGTTCATCAGACTCAGGATCGTAGATTGGGCCAGGAGATTGAAAAATGCGGCGCAGCCGTGATAGGGGCACCGTGAGCATGCCACCTAACTGTGGCCCTTGACGTTGCAATTCCACCAGTTGTTCTTTGCGCAATATCGGCAGCCGGCTCAAATCGGCGGTGGTCTGAATATCAGAGGGTGTCAAGCCGGCCGAGTCCATACGCTGGCGAAACGCCGGCGAATGCTCATAGCCGAAAGCAACAATCTCACGCACTCGTTGATCAAAACTGGCGTAAAATGCCTCAATATTCATACCATCCTCTTATAGATAACCCGATCAGGAGAGCCAGCGCTTGCGGCGCTTGTAGTGTTTGACGTCACGATAACTCTTGCGACTACCAATCTCGTTTAAGCCAAGATAAAATTCGCGCACATCGGCGTTATCTTTCAAATCGTCTGGCGATCCATCAAGCACAATCCGCCCGTTCTCCATAATATAGGCGTGATGGGCAGCTTCCAGCGCCAGTCGCGCATTTTGTTCAACCAACAGAATCGTTGTTCCCTGCTCGCGGTTGATACGGCGGATGATCTCGAAGATTTCGGCGACCAGCAGTGGCGCCAGGCCGAGCGACGGTTCATCGAGCATAATCAGTTTGGGATGCGCCATGAGCGCCCGCCCAATCGCCAGCATCTGCTGCTCACCACCGCTGAGAAATCCAGCGATCTGGTTGCGACGCTCTTTCAGGCGTGGAAAGTATTCATACACCAGCGCCAGATCACCGGCGAAGCGGCGAAATGATTGGGTGTAGGCGCCGGCACGGAGATTCTCTTCGACCGTCAAATGCTCGAAGACGCGCCGTCCCTCCATCACCTGAAAGATGCCCATCCGCACGATCTCGGCAGCATCTTTTTTGTGGATCGGCTGGCCCTGAAACAAAATCTCGCCGTCGGTCACTTCACCGTTTTCCGGCTTGAGCAGCCCCGAAATAGCTTTGAGGGTTGTACTTTTGCCGGCACCGTTTGAGCCGAGCAGCGCCACAATGCGCCCTTCCGGCACTTCCAGCGACAACCCCTTCAGCACCAGCACCACATCGTTATAGATAACTTCAATATTGTTGAGTGTCAGCATATGCAAGAGGGCAACCGCAGCGATTGCCTGCTATGAATGACCGGTGTGTTGTCAATAGACAACACACCGGTCACGTGTAACTTACCGCGCACTAATGAAATCAGTGATCGCTACCCACCTACCATTTTCAACCCGGAACATGCGGGTTGACTTCACACCGGCGTGATCGGTGGAGCTGAACTGCACCGGCAGCGTTACCCCCTTGGTGTCGATGGCACCCATCGTCTCCAGCGTATTCTTGATATTCTCACCGGTCAGCTCTTTGCCGTCCGCCAGTGTTCGCTCGATACCGGCCACCAGAATTGACAGTGCCGTCCACCCCTGCACGAAGGTGCTGTCGGCACCGCCGTAGTCAATATTCTTCTGGCGAGCGTAATCAAGCGCAATCTTCCCACCTTCCGCTTCGTGGTTGAAGGGCACCACGCCAACAACACCTTCAGCGTCGGCCCCAGCCTGCTTGATCAAAATCTCGTTTGCGCACCAGTTGAGGCAAACGAATTGTACGTCGTAACCCAGGCTTTTCGCATTCTTGATCGCCAGTGCCGCCGGGCTAGAGACGTTCTGCAAGAAGATGTAGTTGGCACCGTAGTCGCGAATCTGGGTCAACTGTGGCGTCAAATCGGTTGCACCACGCGGCGAAGGAACCTCAAGCGGGGTATCGATACCCTGCGATGTGGCAAAGGCCGTACCATCGGCCAGTGGCGAACGACCGAAGGGGCTATCGTTGATCAGATAGGCAAACTTCGGCATCCCACTGTTGCCCTTCGCCTTCCAGTCATCAATCGCCCACTTCATCGCGATAATCAACTGGTCAGAGTAGGTCGGCGCAACCAGGAAGTTGTAAGGCGTTTCCGCCGGATTGGCCAGCGTCGCCGAGTACGAGGCCGAGATGAACGGAATCTTGTCTTCGGTAATCTTGGGGCGAAGCGCTTCG
This genomic window from Chloroflexus aurantiacus J-10-fl contains:
- a CDS encoding phenylacetate--CoA ligase family protein: MNIEAFYASFDQRVREIVAFGYEHSPAFRQRMDSAGLTPSDIQTTADLSRLPILRKEQLVELQRQGPQLGGMLTVPLSRLRRIFQSPGPIYDPESDEPDPWRWAPAFRAAGFGPDDIVINCFGYHLTPAGVMFEEGARAVGCAVIPAGVGNQAQQIEVMAQLGVTAYAGLPSYLKTLLERAVEAGHDPRTWPLNKAFVAAEPLPPSLRALFEEQYGILVYDGYGTAETGNLGYNGPERQGWHLPEDALVQICDLNTGEPVPPGQTGEVVVTLFRRDYILIRFAVGDLSALMEPTTATVIQTPRLVGWLGRSGESVKVRGLFVHPRHIAEAMRRMTGLQAYQAVVVRENHRDELICRLVPTADADPAHLRDSAAQALHEALKLHCRVELVSDLPADAKPFVDLRTWD
- a CDS encoding ABC transporter substrate-binding protein yields the protein MHRWKRTFGWWMVMALVATMLAACGGGGTGGGGGASSEPIKIGAIFDLTGATADVGTPYARGQIAFIDWKNEQGGINGRRLQLVSEDYAYQVPRAEELYTQFVTQDKVLVFSGWGTGDTEALRPKITEDKIPFISASYSATLANPAETPYNFLVAPTYSDQLIIAMKWAIDDWKAKGNSGMPKFAYLINDSPFGRSPLADGTAFATSQGIDTPLEVPSPRGATDLTPQLTQIRDYGANYIFLQNVSSPAALAIKNAKSLGYDVQFVCLNWCANEILIKQAGADAEGVVGVVPFNHEAEGGKIALDYARQKNIDYGGADSTFVQGWTALSILVAGIERTLADGKELTGENIKNTLETMGAIDTKGVTLPVQFSSTDHAGVKSTRMFRVENGRWVAITDFISAR
- a CDS encoding ABC transporter ATP-binding protein; translation: MLTLNNIEVIYNDVVLVLKGLSLEVPEGRIVALLGSNGAGKSTTLKAISGLLKPENGEVTDGEILFQGQPIHKKDAAEIVRMGIFQVMEGRRVFEHLTVEENLRAGAYTQSFRRFAGDLALVYEYFPRLKERRNQIAGFLSGGEQQMLAIGRALMAHPKLIMLDEPSLGLAPLLVAEIFEIIRRINREQGTTILLVEQNARLALEAAHHAYIMENGRIVLDGSPDDLKDNADVREFYLGLNEIGSRKSYRDVKHYKRRKRWLS